A genomic region of Miscanthus floridulus cultivar M001 chromosome 3, ASM1932011v1, whole genome shotgun sequence contains the following coding sequences:
- the LOC136541638 gene encoding PGR5-like protein 1A, chloroplastic codes for MASDARLSLPCRLPSPLPPPVLRRLPRAAAAASTSPRCRVGAAAAAVPARARALGRCRPRASEGEAQGPVVQQQEVDNEVVDSNVLPYCSIDRKQKKKTIGEMEQEFLQALQAFYYDQKAIMSNEEFDNLKEELMWEGSSVVMLSADEQKLLEASMAYVSGNPIMTDEEFDELKLRLKKEGSDIVQEGPRCSLRSRKVYSDLTVDYFKMLLLNVPAAVVALTLFFFLDDLTGFEITFLLELPEPFSFIFTWFAALPLIFWVAQAITNVIVKDFLILKGPCPNCGTENLSFFGTILSVSSGGSKNSVKCTSCGTTLEYDSASRLITLPEPAEA; via the exons ATGGCCTCCGACGCGCGGCTCTCCCTACCGTGCCGCCTGCCCTCGCCCCTCCCTCCGCCGGTGCTGCGCCGGTTGCCccgtgccgccgccgcggcgtccaCCTCCCCGCGGTGCCGCGTCGGGGCAGCGGCGGCAGCCGTgcccgcgcgcgcccgcgcccTCGGCCGGTGCCGGCCTCGCGCCTCCGAGGGCGAGGCTCAGGGCCCGGTAGTGCAGCAGCAGGAGGTGGACAACGAGGTGGTGGACAGCAACGTGCTCCCCTACTGCAGCATCGACCGcaagcagaagaagaagaccatcggGGAGATGGAGCAGGAGTTTCTCCAGGCGCTGCAG GCCTTCTATTACGACCAGAAGGCGATCATGTCCAACGAGGAGTTCGATAacctcaaggaggagctcatgtggGAAGGAAGCAGCGTTGTGATGCTAA GCGCAGATGAGCAAAAGCTTTTGGAAGCCTCCATGGCATATGTCTCTGGCAACCCCATCATGACGGATGAAGAATTCGATGAATTAAAGTTGAGACTAAAG AAAGAAGGAAGCGACATTGTACAGGAAGGTCCAAGATGCAGCCTACGGAGTCGAAAG GTCTACAGTGACTTGACTGTTGACTACTTCAAGATGTTGCTGCTAAATGTTCCAGCAGCTGTGGTAGCTCTGACACT ATTCTTCTTCTTGGATGATTTGACGGGATTTGAAATCACATTTCTTCTTGAG TTGCCAGAGCCTTTCAGTTTCATCTTCACATGGTTTGCTGCACTGCCTTTAATATTTTGGGTAGCACAGGCAATCACTAATGTCATAGTGAAAGACTTTCTGATTTTGAag GGCCCATGTCCAAACTGTGGGACTGAAAATCTTTCCTTCTTCGGGACCATATTATCAGTGTCTAGCGGTGGTTCAAAAAACAGTGTAAAATGTACAAG TTGTGGCACTACGTTGGAGTACGACTCTGCATCCCGATTGATTACACTCCCAGAACCGGCTGAGGCATAA